DNA sequence from the Chitinophaga flava genome:
ATTTTCCATTAGAAGAATAACTACCATGATTTTCCACGATCACATTGATACCATGTTCCTTTCCGAAGGTGGCCAGTTTGGTAAGTGATTCAATGGCAGCTTTGGCTACTTCTTCAGCCTTTCCTTCTCCGGCAGCGTTGACACGGATAGCATGGCAACCGAGGTACTGGGCTGCTTCCACCCATTTGTAGTGGTTTTCCACAGCCTGTAATCTCTTTTTGGTATCCAGATCACCCATCTCTCCTTCTCCATCGCACATGATCAGTACACTGCGCACGCCATTATCATCGGCCCGTTTTTTCATTTCGGCCAGGTAAGCCTGGTCTTTGGCTTTGTCTTTAAAAAACTGGTTGACATATTCCACACCGGTGATGCCGAATTCATTTTTTGCTCTGACAGCAAAATCAAGGTGGTTCATTTTTTTGGCGAAAAGTGCTTTATGAAAAGACCATTCAGCCAGCGAAATTTTAAAGAACAGTTCTTTGGCAGTTTCGTTGCCGGCGGAAGGTTGAGCGGTACTATCCTTATCATTGCGGGTAGACTTACCTTCATTGCAGGCGGCTAATACAGAAGGCAGGAAGCCAAGGCCCATGGTGTACATACCCATTTGCCGCAGAAACTGCCGGCGGTTGTTTGTGTTACTCATATAACGTGGGTTTTAAACTTACAGTCTCTAAAATATTGTTTTAAGAGAGCTAATGCAAGTTTATTGCCGGAAATTATCCACGATCAAAAATGCCGGCCCCACCAGCTTATCTTATGCACTTTCCAGGAACTGCATAACGCCGCGTATTACAGGCTCCTGGCGCATGATGCGGAAATGTCCGTCGCCGGTGATGCGCAGGGCATGGATAGAAGGATACTGTTCCACAAAAGCCGTAATTTCTTTTTCATCTACCAGTGTAT
Encoded proteins:
- a CDS encoding sugar phosphate isomerase/epimerase family protein; its protein translation is MSNTNNRRQFLRQMGMYTMGLGFLPSVLAACNEGKSTRNDKDSTAQPSAGNETAKELFFKISLAEWSFHKALFAKKMNHLDFAVRAKNEFGITGVEYVNQFFKDKAKDQAYLAEMKKRADDNGVRSVLIMCDGEGEMGDLDTKKRLQAVENHYKWVEAAQYLGCHAIRVNAAGEGKAEEVAKAAIESLTKLATFGKEHGINVIVENHGSYSSNGKWLGNIMKTVNMTNCGTLPDLGNFCINRSKPENNTPEAWAKTTCLEEYDRYEGVTELMPFAKGVSAKTYDFDADGNETTIDYKRMLQIVKNAGYKDGYIGIEYEGNRLSEEEGVKKTKELLQRLGAI